The following are from one region of the Rhizobium sullae genome:
- a CDS encoding homocysteine S-methyltransferase family protein, translated as MSKYRDRLPQLSGGTFITDGGMETTLIFHEGMELPHFASFVLLASPEGRRKMAEYYRRYLDIARRHGIGFVLDTATWRANADWGNRLGYSPQALKAANEAAVDLLVELRREYERPQMPIVISGAIGPRGDGYKAGATSASEAEDYHGEQIAAFAGSEADMVAAFTLTNIDEAIGIARAAKAHRMPSAISFTVETDGRLVTGRSIQDAIETTDTATDGAPAYYMINCAHPMHFEAALDHGSGWVKRIYGIRANASMMSHAELDDSETLDAGDPIDLGNRYRRLLSRMPQLRVLGGCCGTDHRHVAAICEACLPPQAASA; from the coding sequence ATGAGCAAATACAGAGACAGACTGCCGCAGTTGAGCGGCGGAACATTCATCACCGACGGCGGCATGGAAACCACGCTGATCTTCCACGAGGGCATGGAGCTTCCGCATTTTGCTTCCTTCGTTCTTCTCGCCTCGCCGGAAGGGCGGCGGAAAATGGCGGAATACTACAGGCGCTATCTCGACATCGCCCGGCGGCACGGCATCGGTTTCGTGCTCGACACGGCGACATGGCGGGCCAATGCCGATTGGGGCAACAGGCTCGGCTATTCACCGCAAGCACTGAAGGCTGCAAACGAGGCGGCCGTGGACCTGCTTGTTGAGCTCAGGCGCGAATACGAGCGGCCGCAGATGCCGATCGTCATCAGCGGCGCGATCGGCCCGCGCGGCGACGGCTACAAGGCGGGCGCGACGAGCGCGTCGGAAGCCGAGGACTACCACGGCGAGCAGATTGCAGCTTTCGCCGGGTCGGAAGCCGACATGGTGGCGGCCTTCACGCTCACTAATATCGACGAGGCGATCGGGATTGCCCGCGCAGCCAAGGCGCATCGCATGCCATCTGCGATCTCCTTCACGGTGGAAACCGATGGCAGGCTGGTGACCGGCCGCAGCATCCAGGATGCGATCGAAACGACGGACACAGCGACCGACGGCGCGCCGGCCTATTACATGATCAACTGCGCCCACCCGATGCATTTCGAGGCGGCGCTCGATCACGGCAGCGGATGGGTGAAGCGTATTTACGGCATCCGCGCCAATGCCTCGATGATGAGCCATGCCGAGCTCGATGACAGCGAGACGCTGGATGCCGGCGATCCGATCGACCTCGGCAACCGCTACCGGAGGTTGTTGTCCCGCATGCCGCAACTGCGCGTGCTCGGCGGCTGCTGCGGAACCGATCACCGGCATGTCGCGGCCATCTGCGAAGCATGCCTGCCGCCGCAGGCTGCGAGTGCCTGA
- a CDS encoding TetR/AcrR family transcriptional regulator, producing MRKGEETRTRILDVAEAAVLQKGFGGTSIEELIAETGITKSGFFYHFKDKNELAKALLNRYIENDERIYDEIFSRARDLVDDPLQSFLLGLKLLSELLSDLPNGHPGCLVATVCYYERLFDREIRETNRNAVLAWRRRFRGMFEEIVAVYTPREPVQIDQLADMVSSVLEGGIVLSKTLKEPNTLAEQILMLRTFVKLLFQPAAEVSRG from the coding sequence ATGCGCAAGGGCGAGGAAACGAGAACCCGCATTCTCGACGTGGCGGAGGCGGCCGTGCTCCAGAAGGGTTTCGGCGGCACCTCCATCGAGGAGCTGATCGCCGAGACCGGCATCACCAAGAGCGGGTTCTTTTATCATTTCAAGGACAAAAACGAGCTCGCGAAAGCGTTGCTTAACCGCTACATCGAAAACGACGAGCGGATCTACGACGAAATATTCAGCCGCGCCCGCGACCTGGTGGACGATCCGCTGCAATCCTTCTTGCTCGGCCTCAAGCTCCTGTCCGAGCTGCTCTCCGATCTGCCGAACGGGCATCCCGGCTGCCTCGTCGCGACCGTCTGCTATTACGAACGGCTCTTCGATCGCGAGATCCGGGAGACAAACCGGAACGCGGTGCTCGCCTGGCGCCGCCGCTTCCGCGGCATGTTCGAAGAGATCGTGGCCGTCTACACGCCGCGCGAGCCGGTGCAGATCGATCAACTTGCCGACATGGTCTCCTCCGTCCTGGAGGGCGGCATTGTGCTGTCGAAGACGCTCAAGGAACCGAATACGCTTGCCGAGCAGATCCTGATGCTCAGAACGTTCGTCAAGCTGCTGTTCCAACCGGCAGCGGAGGTGTCGAGGGGGTAG
- a CDS encoding ribbon-helix-helix domain-containing protein — MNEKLNIELTSRQAESLCRLIASGEYEKPDEILAEALDKWLLWHSAEFGDAAVLKKLWDQEIASGPGEPLDVGKLREEARNRLEAANRGR; from the coding sequence TTGAACGAGAAACTCAATATCGAGCTGACCTCGCGACAGGCAGAGAGCCTGTGCCGGCTCATTGCATCCGGCGAATATGAAAAGCCCGATGAAATTCTTGCCGAAGCGCTTGACAAATGGCTGCTGTGGCATAGCGCCGAATTCGGCGACGCCGCCGTTCTGAAAAAGCTGTGGGATCAGGAAATAGCAAGCGGACCTGGCGAACCACTTGATGTCGGTAAGCTGCGTGAGGAAGCGCGCAATCGACTGGAAGCGGCCAACCGTGGTCGTTGA